From a single Papaver somniferum cultivar HN1 unplaced genomic scaffold, ASM357369v1 unplaced-scaffold_133, whole genome shotgun sequence genomic region:
- the LOC113333675 gene encoding fumarate hydratase 1, mitochondrial-like, with translation MAMFNASRRFSSITSSSSTASKLQYYLIRSFSTSFREEMDTFGPIQVPSDKLWGAQTQRSLQNFDIGGEREQMPEPIIRAFGVLKKCAAKVNMEYGLDPTIGKAIIQAADEVSQGKLNDHFPLVIWQTGSGTQSNMNANEVIANRASEILGHKRGEKFVHPNDHVNRSQSSNDTFPTVMHIAAAVEINSRFIPSLKQLHSSLQCKSLEFSDIIKIGRTHTQDATPLTLGQEFSGYSTQVKYGIDRVLCTLPRMYQLAQGGTAVGTGLNTKKGFDVKIATAVAEETNLPFVTAENKFEALAAHDAFVETSGALNTVSTSLMKIANDIRLLGSGPRCGLGELILPENEPGSSIMPGKVNPTQCEALTMVCAQIMGNHVAITVGGSNGHFELNVYKPMMASALLRSLRLLGDASVSFEKNCVRGIQANNERISKLLHESLMLVTSLNPKIGYDNAAAVAKKAHKEGSTLKEAALKLGVLTSEEFDELVVPAKMIGPSD, from the exons ATGGCGATGTTCAACGCCTCTCgtagattctcaagcataacatcatcatcttcaacagcatcaAAACTTCAGTACTATCTCATCAGATCTTTCTCCACATCTTTCAGAGAAGAAATGGATACATTTGGTCCCATTCAAGTCCCTTCTGATAA ATTATGGGGAGCACAAACGCAGAGATCGTTGCAGAATTTCGATATAGGAGGAGAACGAGAGCAGATGCCCGAACCTATAATTCGTGCGTTTGGCGTTCTTAAAAAGTGTGCTGCTAAG GTTAATATGGAGTATGGTCTTGATCCTACTATTGGGAAAGCGATAATTCAAGCTGCTGATGAAGTTTCTCAAGGGAAACTTAATGATCATTTTCCGCTCGTGATTTGGCAAACTGGAAGCGGTACTCAAAGTAACATGAACGCCAATGAG GTAATTGCAAATAGAGCGTCTGAGATACTTGGACACAAACGTGGGGAGAAATTTGTGCATCCAAATGATCACGTCAATAGATCACAGTCATCAAATGACACATTTCCTACT GTCATGCATATTGCTGCTGCAGTCGAAATAAACTCAAGATTTATACCAAGCTTGAAACAGTTGCACAGTTCATTACAGTGCAAG TCTCTTGAATTCAGTGACATTATTAAAATTGGACGAACACACACTCAAGATGCAACACCTTTAACTCTCGGGCAAGAGTTCAGTGGCTATTCTACACAA GTGAAGTACGGAATAGATCGAGTATTGTGTACTCTTCCACGGATGTATCAG CTTGCTCAAGGTGGTACGGCGGTAGGAACAGGATTGAATACTAAGAAAGG GTTTGATGTGAAAATTGCTACAGCAGTTGCAGAGGAAACCAATCTACCATTTGTTACGGCCGAGAACAAGTTTGAAGCTCTA GCTGCACATGATGCTTTTGTTGAAACTAGTGGAGCCTTGAACACAGTGTCTACTTCTCTTATGAAGATTGCAAATGACATACGTTTACTTGGAAG TGGTCCACGTTGCGGTCTTGGGGAACTTATTCTACCTGAAAATGAGCCGGGCAGCAGTATCATGCCT GGGAAGGTAAATCCTACTCAGTGTGAGGCTCTCACGATGGTCTGTGCTCAG ATTATGGGAAACCATGTAGCCATTACAGTTGGTGGATCAAATGGTCATTTTGAACTCAACGTCTACAAGCCAATGATGGCTAGTGCCCTTTTACGA TCATTAAGGTTACTGGGAGATGCATCTGTATCCTTCGAAAAGAATTGTGTAAGAGGAATTCAAGCCAATAACGAGAGAATTTCAAAATTACTGCACGAG TCACTGATGCTTGTCACCTCTTTGAACCCT AAAATTGGTTATGATAATGCTGCCGCAGTTGCCAAGAAAGCACACAAGGAGGGCTCAACTCTGAAG GAAGCCGCTTTAAAACTTGGTGTGCTAACAAGTGAAGAATTCGATGAGCTAGTGGTCCCTGCCAAGATGATTGGCCCCTCGGACTAA